A window of Zestosphaera sp. genomic DNA:
TTCTAGGCCAGGTCTTTTCTTATATAGAGCGAAGTCGGTCCCATACTTAAGTGCTGACCTAATAGTGAACCCGAAGTCTTTGAACTCCCTATAGTTTCTATATAAATCTTCAAACTCTGGTAAGTGAGTACCACATATAGTCTTAAACTCCTCAAGACTTAATTCTATGCCATCTTTAAAGATCTTGAGTATCCCTTTCTCGGCAAGGTAGTACGCTTCTATAAGTGATAGCTCCAGGGGCTTATTGACTTCCTCCGTTCCTTTAGGCTTCTTCACACCAACAGGTTTTCCGATAAAGCTAGCATCAAAAATGCACTTAGCTAGACCTACATTAAACACTATTACCTTAGACCCTATCAGATAAGCTTCTCCATTACCGCAACTCTTAAGCTTCTCATCTATGGAGTGAGATGAGTCTAAGATCAGACCCCACCCTCTTAAGTATGTCAGCAGTGTCTTCAAGCTTATCCGTCAACTCCTTAAGTAGAAGCAGAGCACCTACGTCGTTAGAGTAGCATCTTATTATCTCTAAGCCTAATTCTCTGTAGATCTCGTCCACGTTATTCTCGAGAGTGGTCTCCTTCTGGTAGAGTTCTTTAACAGCTTTAGAGTTTCTCAGCTTGTTTAGCATGTCTACTACCGTACTCATCATCTCCGTGATTCTCCTTATCACAGAGTCTAGGTATATGTACATATTGTCAGACATCTTCTCAAATCCTTTAGTAACTAAGAGTAAAGCTCTGTTCGCGGCCGCCTCTCCGTGCTCAGCTAACCTAATGATGTCTTGTATGATGCCTACGTATAAGTTCTCCATAGGTAAAGCAGGAGAGACTCTAACAACGTACTCAAACAGGTTTGTAGCACCCTCTTCAATCTCATCTTTTATTAGGCGTATCCTGCCGTATATTTTCTCAACGCCAGCTTTGTTTAAGTCATCTAATTCTTTGAGGAGGCTCTGAAGCTCTTTGAAGAGGTCCATGGACCTTCTAACTAGAGCTATCAATTGTTCTGAAATAGCTGACTCAGCTATACTTTCCCTCTCGCCACGTTCGCGAATCTCATCAAGTCTTATACTCTCCTCAGCCAAGTTCTCACCAGCTACATCACTACTACTTAATAATTCATAAACCAGAATAAATACCTTAAAGGTCTAGGAAGAAACACTAAACGTTGGATAGAGTCTTCAAAATCTTTAAGGCTACGTTACTCAAGTCTTTAATTTTCGTTAACTCGCCGTCTATAAAGTCTACTTCATCTCGCATACCTTTATCGAGTAGATATGTCCTGAGGTCCATTAATATGTCTTCCTCGTCATTCACCGACACCATTATAACGAACGTGATCAGAGTCTTCATGTAATCTAGAAACTCCCTACGTATGTCAGAAGAGCCGCATAATTCGATGCTCTTCTTTAAGCTACTCCTAGTCCTACCGACTTTAATTATGTAACTCTTCACTACATCATATGAAGTTCTGCCATTCAGGAAATCCTCGGTTAAGCCTCTTAACCTAGCCAGCTCTTTATTCCTCTTTAACGTGTAATCCTCTAGCTTCCTAA
This region includes:
- the endA gene encoding tRNA-intron lyase; the protein is MKTLLTYLRGWGLILDSSHSIDEKLKSCGNGEAYLIGSKVIVFNVGLAKCIFDASFIGKPVGVKKPKGTEEVNKPLELSLIEAYYLAEKGILKIFKDGIELSLEEFKTICGTHLPEFEDLYRNYREFKDFGFTIRSALKYGTDFALYKKRPGLEHAPYLVKVLKYGQFIEPGDLISWGRLSHSVKKDLILAITHQSGLITYVALKWFKP